The following are encoded together in the Pseudomonas sp. IB20 genome:
- a CDS encoding ABC transporter permease, with translation MAIAVPSNEVNSPTLKQRLARAERLNRWKAQALIAPLVLFLLLVFLVPIVALLYKSVGNPEVVGGLPRTVVAVKTWDGRGLPAEPVYQALSEDLGEARKNQTLGDLSKRLNMELAGYRSLLTKTARALPFTQAPASYKEALESLDERWGDPAYWQAIRRNTSSLTPYYLLAAVDHRIDDLGEVAPATPDQAIYLDIFARTFWMGLVITFVCLLLAYPLAYLLANLPARKSNLLMILVLLPFWTSILVRVAAWIVLLQSGGLINSALMGMGLIDKPMELVFNRTGVYISMVHILLPFMILPIYSVMKGISPTYMRAAISLGCHPFASFWRVYFPQTYAGVGAGCLLVFILAIGYYITPALLGSPNDQMVSYFVAFYTNTSINWGMATALGGLLLLATVVLYLIYNRLVGASRLRLS, from the coding sequence ATGGCCATCGCCGTTCCCTCCAACGAGGTCAACAGCCCCACCCTCAAGCAGCGCCTGGCGCGTGCCGAGCGGCTCAACCGCTGGAAGGCCCAGGCCTTGATTGCGCCGCTGGTGCTGTTTTTGCTGCTGGTGTTCCTGGTGCCGATTGTTGCGCTGCTCTACAAAAGCGTCGGCAACCCGGAAGTGGTGGGCGGCTTGCCGCGCACCGTGGTGGCGGTCAAAACCTGGGACGGCCGTGGCCTGCCGGCTGAGCCGGTGTACCAGGCGCTGAGCGAAGACCTGGGCGAGGCGCGTAAAAACCAGACCTTGGGCGACCTGTCCAAACGCTTGAACATGGAACTGGCCGGCTACCGTAGCCTGCTGACCAAAACTGCGCGGGCGCTGCCGTTCACTCAAGCGCCGGCCTCTTATAAAGAAGCGTTGGAAAGCCTCGACGAACGCTGGGGCGACCCGGCGTACTGGCAGGCGATCCGGCGCAATACCAGCAGCCTCACGCCGTACTACCTGCTGGCAGCGGTTGATCACCGCATCGATGACCTGGGCGAAGTGGCCCCGGCCACGCCCGATCAGGCGATCTACCTGGACATCTTCGCCCGCACGTTCTGGATGGGCTTGGTGATCACCTTCGTCTGCCTGCTGCTGGCGTATCCCTTGGCCTACCTGCTGGCTAACCTGCCGGCACGCAAAAGCAACCTGCTGATGATTCTGGTGTTGTTGCCGTTCTGGACCTCGATTCTGGTGCGAGTGGCGGCATGGATCGTGCTGCTGCAGTCCGGGGGGCTGATCAACAGCGCGTTGATGGGCATGGGCCTGATCGATAAACCCATGGAGCTGGTGTTCAACCGCACCGGGGTTTACATCTCGATGGTGCACATCCTGTTGCCGTTCATGATTTTGCCGATCTACAGCGTGATGAAAGGTATCTCGCCCACGTATATGCGCGCGGCGATTTCCCTGGGTTGCCACCCGTTCGCCAGCTTCTGGCGCGTGTATTTCCCGCAGACCTATGCCGGTGTCGGCGCCGGTTGCCTGCTGGTGTTCATCCTGGCGATTGGTTACTACATCACCCCGGCGCTGCTCGGCAGCCCGAACGACCAGATGGTCAGCTACTTCGTGGCGTTCTACACCAACACCAGCATTAACTGGGGCATGGCCACGGCGTTGGGCGGCTTGTTGCTGCTGGCGACGGTGGTGTTGTACCTGATCTATAACCGGCTGGTGGGCGCCAGTCGCCTGCGCCTGAGCTGA